The following proteins come from a genomic window of Streptomyces sp. NBC_01716:
- a CDS encoding DUF305 domain-containing protein: protein MAALLALGACDSGDDGKKSETGNETKSDATGQVVAPGKPGEKSRTLSPEEAAKEIPDNTPNASDFGYATMMIQHHSQALVMTELAPDRAGSGQVKRLAERISASQEPEIGAMEGWLKLNGGEEKAKKEGDHDHGAMDMPGMATDAQLAKLRAAEGKAFDDLFISLMVTHHQGAVTMATEALSGGNNVQLEEMASDVIAQQTSEINRMRSL from the coding sequence ATGGCCGCTCTACTCGCCCTGGGAGCCTGCGACTCGGGCGACGACGGCAAGAAGAGCGAGACCGGGAACGAGACCAAGAGCGACGCCACGGGCCAGGTGGTCGCCCCGGGCAAGCCGGGTGAGAAGTCCAGGACCCTCTCCCCCGAGGAGGCGGCGAAGGAGATCCCGGACAACACGCCCAACGCGTCGGACTTCGGCTACGCGACGATGATGATCCAGCACCACAGCCAGGCGCTGGTGATGACCGAACTCGCCCCGGACCGCGCCGGATCCGGTCAGGTCAAGCGGCTCGCCGAGCGCATCTCCGCGTCGCAGGAACCGGAGATCGGCGCCATGGAGGGCTGGCTGAAGCTCAACGGCGGCGAGGAGAAGGCGAAGAAGGAAGGCGACCACGACCACGGCGCGATGGACATGCCGGGCATGGCCACCGACGCCCAACTGGCGAAGTTGCGGGCGGCGGAGGGGAAGGCGTTCGACGACCTCTTCATCAGCCTGATGGTCACCCACCACCAGGGTGCGGTCACGATGGCGACCGAGGCCCTCTCCGGGGGCAACAACGTCCAACTCGAAGAGATGGCAAGCGATGTGATCGCGCAGCAGACGTCCGAGATCAACCGGATGCGCTCGCTGTGA
- a CDS encoding LVIVD repeat-containing protein: MTSLHTTRVRRRRLGVAAAAAAGLFATLLAAGPAVATPDPGDKPAKEETSKSQQAEARKAIENNDIPGVDEIIHSDNMSHVANVPKEHLKGTNSDIAFQGKYAFSGNYDGFRIFDISKPSKPKTVAQVLCPGGQNDISVSGDLLFLSTDASRSDNSCSSVSAPATEKSSWEGMKIFDISDKRNPEYVAAIETACGSHTHTLVPEGKNVYVYVSSYSPSTTFPDCQPPHDGISIIKVPRKAPEKSKIVDFPVLFPDGGNPGAPTNPGVSATTGCHDITVLPSKDLAAGACMGDGILFDIKDPEAPRIIDRVQDNVNFAFWHSATFNQGANKVVFTDELGGGGAATCNEEIGPKRGADGIYDIVGKGDKRKLVFKSYFKIDRPQADAEVCVAHNGSLIPVKGKDIMVQAWYQGGISVWDFTDSSKPKEIGYFERGPVTLDQVTTAGPWSAYYYNGYIYSNDIAKGLDVIKLDDRRTDEAKKVRMDELNVQTQPDYFEDFRR; encoded by the coding sequence GTGACTTCGTTGCACACCACCCGCGTGCGGCGCAGACGTCTGGGCGTGGCGGCAGCCGCTGCCGCCGGGCTCTTCGCCACGCTGCTGGCCGCCGGACCGGCGGTCGCGACACCGGACCCCGGTGACAAGCCGGCCAAGGAAGAGACTTCCAAGAGCCAGCAGGCCGAGGCCAGGAAGGCCATCGAGAACAACGACATACCCGGCGTGGACGAGATCATCCACAGTGACAACATGTCACACGTCGCCAACGTCCCCAAGGAGCACCTGAAGGGGACCAACTCGGACATCGCGTTCCAGGGGAAGTACGCCTTCTCCGGGAACTACGACGGCTTCCGGATCTTCGACATCAGCAAGCCGTCGAAGCCCAAGACGGTCGCGCAGGTCCTGTGCCCCGGCGGTCAGAACGACATATCCGTCTCGGGAGACCTGCTCTTCCTGTCGACGGACGCCTCGCGCAGTGACAACTCCTGCTCCAGCGTCTCGGCGCCGGCGACGGAGAAGTCCTCCTGGGAGGGCATGAAGATCTTCGACATCAGCGACAAGCGCAACCCCGAGTACGTCGCTGCCATCGAGACCGCGTGCGGCTCGCACACGCACACGCTCGTGCCCGAGGGCAAGAACGTGTACGTGTACGTCTCCTCGTACTCGCCCAGCACCACGTTCCCGGACTGCCAGCCGCCGCACGACGGGATCAGCATCATCAAGGTGCCCCGCAAGGCGCCCGAGAAGTCGAAGATCGTCGACTTCCCGGTGCTCTTCCCGGACGGCGGCAACCCCGGCGCGCCCACCAACCCGGGCGTCTCGGCCACCACCGGCTGCCACGACATCACGGTGCTTCCCTCCAAGGACCTCGCCGCCGGTGCGTGCATGGGTGACGGCATCCTGTTCGACATCAAGGACCCGGAGGCGCCGAGGATCATCGACCGCGTCCAGGACAACGTCAACTTCGCCTTCTGGCACTCCGCGACGTTCAACCAGGGCGCCAACAAGGTCGTCTTCACCGACGAGCTCGGCGGCGGCGGAGCGGCCACCTGCAACGAGGAGATCGGTCCGAAGCGCGGCGCGGACGGCATCTACGACATCGTCGGCAAGGGCGACAAGCGGAAGCTGGTCTTCAAGAGCTACTTCAAGATCGACCGTCCGCAGGCGGACGCCGAGGTGTGCGTGGCGCACAACGGCTCGCTGATTCCGGTCAAGGGCAAGGACATCATGGTCCAGGCCTGGTACCAGGGCGGCATCTCGGTCTGGGACTTCACCGACTCGTCGAAGCCGAAGGAGATCGGCTACTTCGAGCGCGGCCCGGTCACCCTCGACCAGGTCACCACGGCCGGCCCCTGGTCGGCGTACTACTACAACGGCTACATCTACTCGAACGACATCGCCAAGGGTCTGGACGTCATCAAGCTCGACGACCGCCGGACGGACGAGGCGAAGAAGGTGCGGATGGACGAGCTCAACGTCCAGACGCAGCCTGACTACTTCGAGGACTTCCGCCGCTGA
- a CDS encoding TetR/AcrR family transcriptional regulator yields the protein MSPRSASVNEELRRRSRERLLQATVDLVEERGFDGTTLADIADRAGAARGLVSYYFPGKRQMFQSAVHRLMHQTLQAALEREPRTDDGHELLARAIDSVLGLTVDHPVLMRAHMAGILQAEGFVQCSEQQRLAELLRETMVRYGSDDVDRDYPLLRALMMGAVFAILLPGAGMPLVSLRDELFQRFGLDPAYHAPPGGEPARRSV from the coding sequence ATGTCCCCGCGAAGCGCATCGGTCAATGAAGAACTTCGTCGGCGTTCCCGCGAGCGGCTTCTACAGGCCACCGTCGATCTTGTCGAGGAGCGCGGATTCGACGGGACGACCCTGGCCGACATCGCCGACCGGGCCGGTGCGGCACGCGGACTGGTCTCGTACTACTTCCCCGGCAAGCGCCAGATGTTCCAGTCGGCCGTGCACCGGCTGATGCACCAGACGCTCCAGGCGGCCCTGGAGCGCGAGCCCCGCACGGACGACGGCCATGAGCTGCTGGCGCGTGCCATCGACTCCGTCCTCGGTCTCACGGTCGACCATCCGGTCCTGATGCGGGCCCATATGGCGGGCATACTCCAGGCCGAGGGCTTCGTCCAGTGCTCCGAACAGCAGCGCCTCGCTGAGCTGTTGCGCGAGACGATGGTGCGTTACGGGTCGGACGACGTGGACCGCGACTACCCGTTGCTGCGTGCGCTGATGATGGGCGCCGTGTTCGCGATTCTGCTGCCGGGGGCGGGTATGCCGCTGGTCAGCCTGCGGGACGAGTTGTTCCAGCGGTTCGGTCTTGATCCGGCCTACCACGCTCCGCCGGGCGGGGAGCCCGCCCGGCGGAGCGTCTGA
- a CDS encoding aldose 1-epimerase family protein produces MNLNGHDYDRGSLARLAGDLGAAGGVRSVVLDDGSERGIRTLEFRTGAGLNFDVLVDRAMDLGGAEFEGRGFGWRSATGFRHPGLHEYRDDEGLSIMRSFSGLLLTAGLDHTLFGAEVDASQYRYPPRRTVSNGLHGRVANLPARLTGYGERWEGDDRCVLWAEGEVRQAAIFGEHLRLTRRIEADLGGTEIRLIDRVRNAGFDLTPHMYLYHINIGWPFLEEGARYEIPVRRTLWQSDSVAEQGVSHTDMPGPLSGFVEQVYEHEPVPDADGLVRPRLVNDRLGMYFELEYDPEQFPAYFQWMHLREGAYAVGFEPSTHHVAGETAAREDGSMTFLEPGEERLYTTMFRVGRNG; encoded by the coding sequence GTGAACCTCAACGGACACGACTACGACCGCGGTTCCCTCGCCCGGCTCGCCGGCGATCTCGGCGCGGCCGGCGGCGTGCGGTCCGTCGTCCTGGACGACGGCTCCGAACGCGGCATCCGCACGCTGGAGTTCCGTACCGGCGCCGGTCTCAACTTCGACGTACTGGTGGACCGGGCCATGGACCTGGGCGGTGCGGAGTTCGAGGGACGCGGCTTCGGCTGGCGCTCGGCGACCGGTTTCCGCCACCCCGGGCTGCACGAGTACCGCGACGACGAAGGGCTGTCGATCATGCGCAGCTTCTCCGGGCTGCTGCTCACCGCCGGCCTCGACCACACACTCTTCGGAGCCGAGGTGGACGCTTCCCAGTACCGCTATCCGCCCCGCCGCACGGTCTCCAACGGACTGCACGGGCGCGTCGCGAACCTGCCGGCCCGGCTCACCGGGTACGGCGAGCGGTGGGAGGGCGACGACCGCTGCGTCCTGTGGGCGGAGGGCGAGGTGCGCCAGGCGGCGATCTTCGGTGAGCACCTGCGACTCACCCGCCGCATCGAGGCCGACCTCGGCGGCACGGAGATCCGGCTGATCGACCGGGTGCGCAACGCGGGCTTCGACCTCACACCCCACATGTACCTGTACCACATCAACATCGGCTGGCCGTTCCTGGAGGAGGGCGCGCGCTACGAAATCCCCGTGCGCCGCACGCTGTGGCAGAGCGACAGCGTCGCGGAGCAGGGTGTCTCCCACACGGACATGCCCGGTCCGCTGAGCGGGTTCGTGGAACAGGTCTACGAGCACGAGCCGGTACCGGACGCCGACGGTCTGGTCCGGCCCCGGCTGGTCAACGACCGCCTGGGCATGTACTTCGAGCTGGAGTACGACCCTGAACAGTTCCCCGCCTACTTCCAGTGGATGCACCTGCGCGAGGGCGCGTACGCGGTGGGCTTCGAACCGTCCACACACCACGTCGCGGGGGAGACCGCCGCGCGGGAGGACGGGTCCATGACGTTCCTGGAACCCGGCGAGGAGCGCCTGTACACGACGATGTTCCGGGTGGGCCGGAACGGCTGA
- a CDS encoding SDR family NAD(P)-dependent oxidoreductase → MKRPQAALVTGAGGALGRATAFRLAADGFGVAVLDHDADPLERTVEQVRKAGSPVLALTTDLRDAAAIAAAVDRTATELGTLRVLVNNAAVYPSRPFLEVPLAEYEEVVAVNQRAYWVAAQAAARHMATTGGGAIVNVASITVHGGWDSLAAYVSTKGAAVAFTRALARELGPQEIRVNCVSPGAFPTAAEEIHENPEVYTRHVLDHQALKRRGRPDELASVVSFLAGPDSTFITGQCVEVNGGWVMS, encoded by the coding sequence ATGAAACGACCGCAAGCCGCACTCGTGACCGGCGCCGGCGGCGCCCTGGGCCGGGCCACGGCCTTCCGGCTGGCCGCCGACGGATTCGGTGTCGCCGTGCTCGACCACGACGCGGACCCGTTGGAGCGGACCGTGGAGCAGGTGCGGAAGGCCGGTTCCCCGGTGCTGGCACTCACCACCGACCTGCGCGACGCCGCAGCGATCGCAGCGGCCGTCGACCGGACCGCCACCGAGCTGGGCACCCTGCGCGTCCTGGTCAACAACGCCGCTGTGTACCCGAGCCGACCCTTCCTGGAGGTGCCGCTCGCCGAGTACGAGGAGGTCGTGGCGGTAAACCAGCGCGCCTACTGGGTCGCCGCACAGGCCGCGGCGCGCCACATGGCCACAACGGGTGGCGGGGCGATCGTCAACGTCGCGTCGATCACCGTGCACGGCGGCTGGGACTCACTCGCCGCCTACGTCTCCACCAAGGGCGCCGCCGTCGCCTTCACGCGTGCCCTCGCCCGCGAACTGGGCCCCCAGGAGATCCGGGTCAACTGCGTCTCCCCCGGCGCCTTCCCCACGGCAGCCGAGGAGATCCACGAGAACCCAGAGGTGTACACACGGCACGTGCTCGACCACCAGGCGCTGAAGAGGCGTGGCCGGCCCGACGAACTGGCCTCCGTGGTCTCCTTCCTCGCGGGACCCGACTCCACTTTCATCACCGGCCAGTGTGTCGAGGTCAACGGAGGGTGGGTGATGTCGTGA
- a CDS encoding CaiB/BaiF CoA transferase family protein: MSTRDKPGILAGYRVLDCSIAMAGPFAAQRLGDLGADVVKVEPVTGEWQRHAAAGGAGGNRINVSFLSLNRNKRSLAVDLKDPAGKDVLRRLVADADVFLQNYRPGVAARLGVDYASLAAINPSLVYVSISGYGEDGPYAQRPGQDLLLQAMSGAMLSTGHAGEAPRAAGQYLVDAVTASTAFEGVLAALLHRERTGVGQLVTVNMLDAITTLQMQELSVHTVGSLDQSRSEEPHAHVYIRAPYGAFRTADGFIVLAFPSLRTLGETIGEESFLSMEDEKHGWTHRDEIFARTAARLLNRSSLHWLDAFRAAGIWAGPVYGYADLVDDPQIRHNGTFVTYDHPTEGRVKVPGFPYKFSATPPRIHRGAPLTGEHTREILGEAGLDDAAIEALFTSGTVAETS; the protein is encoded by the coding sequence ATGAGCACGCGCGACAAGCCCGGCATACTCGCCGGGTACCGGGTCCTCGACTGCTCGATCGCCATGGCCGGCCCCTTCGCGGCGCAGCGGCTCGGCGACCTCGGCGCCGATGTGGTCAAGGTCGAGCCGGTCACCGGCGAGTGGCAGCGCCACGCGGCCGCCGGCGGTGCGGGCGGCAACCGGATCAACGTCTCCTTCCTGTCGCTCAACCGCAACAAACGCTCGCTCGCCGTCGACCTCAAGGACCCTGCGGGCAAGGACGTGTTGCGCCGGCTCGTGGCCGACGCGGACGTCTTCCTGCAGAACTACCGGCCCGGCGTCGCCGCCCGTCTCGGCGTCGACTACGCCTCGTTGGCCGCGATCAACCCCTCCCTCGTGTACGTCTCCATCTCCGGCTACGGCGAGGACGGACCGTACGCGCAGCGCCCGGGACAGGACCTGTTGCTCCAGGCGATGTCCGGGGCGATGCTCTCCACCGGCCACGCCGGGGAGGCGCCGCGCGCCGCCGGCCAGTACCTCGTCGACGCCGTCACCGCGTCCACCGCGTTCGAGGGCGTACTCGCCGCGCTGCTGCACCGTGAACGCACCGGCGTGGGCCAGCTCGTGACGGTCAACATGCTCGACGCGATCACGACCCTGCAGATGCAGGAGCTTTCGGTGCACACCGTCGGCTCCCTGGACCAGTCCCGCTCCGAGGAACCGCACGCGCACGTCTACATCCGCGCGCCATACGGCGCCTTCCGGACCGCGGACGGCTTCATCGTCCTCGCGTTCCCGTCGCTGAGGACTCTGGGAGAGACCATCGGCGAGGAGAGCTTTCTGTCCATGGAGGACGAGAAGCACGGCTGGACCCACCGCGACGAGATCTTCGCCCGCACCGCGGCCCGGCTGCTCAACAGGTCCTCGCTCCACTGGCTGGACGCCTTCAGGGCCGCCGGTATCTGGGCCGGTCCGGTCTACGGCTACGCGGACCTGGTCGACGACCCGCAGATCCGGCACAACGGCACCTTCGTCACCTACGACCACCCCACCGAGGGCCGCGTCAAGGTGCCCGGATTCCCGTACAAGTTCTCGGCGACCCCGCCACGCATTCACCGGGGCGCCCCGCTCACCGGTGAACACACCCGCGAGATCCTCGGCGAGGCCGGTCTCGACGACGCGGCGATCGAGGCGCTCTTCACCTCCGGCACCGTCGCGGAGACCTCGTGA
- a CDS encoding carbohydrate ABC transporter substrate-binding protein → MTYAGLTWDHPRGYDALAASAGDLVHWSVQPLEGFESHPLDDLCARYDLVVLDHPHLGEALAAGCLVPLDDLFTSEELHRWRARSIGSTMRSYAMEGVQWALPLDAATQVAATRTDLAGEPPAIWDEVRDLARRAPVALSLAGPHAFLTFASVAVALGEEPAAHPDELIGDETGLAVLDLLADVDSLAPAETRTLNPIGLLELMSRTDRLAHCPLVYGYVTYADRLAFTDAPTARPGGLPGSTLGGTGLAVSSRCTPSADLLDHMRWLMSSPAQREFLPRHNGQPSARSAWTDTSIAGADFYRRTTATCEQAWVRPRYAGYIGFQTAASAVVRDALANETGHRAALERMRTLYRASRAAEEGRT, encoded by the coding sequence GTGACCTACGCCGGACTGACGTGGGACCACCCGCGCGGATACGACGCCCTCGCCGCATCGGCCGGTGACCTCGTGCACTGGTCCGTCCAGCCGCTCGAAGGCTTCGAGTCCCACCCCCTCGACGATCTCTGTGCCCGCTACGACCTCGTCGTGCTCGACCACCCGCACCTCGGCGAAGCCCTTGCCGCCGGCTGCCTGGTGCCGCTGGACGATCTGTTCACCTCCGAGGAACTGCACCGCTGGCGCGCCCGGTCGATCGGTTCCACCATGCGCTCGTACGCCATGGAAGGCGTCCAGTGGGCCCTCCCGCTGGACGCGGCCACCCAGGTCGCCGCCACCCGGACCGACCTCGCCGGTGAGCCGCCCGCCATCTGGGACGAGGTGCGCGACCTCGCGCGCCGCGCGCCGGTGGCCCTGTCGCTCGCCGGGCCGCATGCGTTCCTCACCTTCGCCTCCGTCGCGGTCGCCCTCGGCGAGGAGCCCGCCGCCCACCCCGACGAACTGATCGGCGACGAAACGGGACTGGCGGTCCTCGACCTCCTGGCCGATGTCGACTCCCTCGCACCGGCCGAGACGCGCACCCTCAACCCGATCGGGCTGCTGGAGTTGATGTCGCGAACCGACCGGCTCGCGCACTGCCCGCTGGTATACGGCTACGTCACCTACGCCGACCGGCTGGCGTTCACCGACGCGCCGACGGCGCGACCCGGCGGACTGCCGGGCTCCACCCTCGGCGGCACCGGGCTCGCCGTCAGCTCCCGGTGCACTCCCAGCGCCGACCTCCTCGACCACATGCGGTGGTTGATGTCTTCTCCCGCCCAGCGCGAATTCCTGCCCCGGCACAACGGGCAGCCCAGTGCGCGTTCCGCGTGGACCGATACGTCGATCGCCGGCGCGGACTTCTACCGACGTACCACCGCCACCTGCGAACAGGCGTGGGTTCGCCCCCGGTACGCCGGCTACATCGGCTTCCAGACCGCGGCCTCGGCCGTCGTCCGGGACGCACTCGCCAACGAGACCGGCCACCGGGCGGCGCTCGAACGGATGCGCACGCTGTACCGGGCGAGCCGGGCGGCGGAGGAAGGACGAACATGA
- a CDS encoding enoyl-CoA hydratase/isomerase family protein, translating into MTDPTTSTPPDLGTGHVLLEVADRVATLTLNRPEKLNAVTPEMSRALVRAVEWCDTTDDVRAVVVTGAGGRAFSAGSDIRELDGYRTPWEFRNRVDYCDAIREARTPTIAAVGGYALGGGLETALSCDIRIASRTASFGAPEITLGWIGGGGMAAFLNRAAGPGNAALMLLTGERIDAARALAWHLVSEVVAPGELLDRARALARVIASRAPVAAETAKINLRAAGNLPEDQALAYERDLQTICFATEDASEGRRAFAEKRPPVFRKR; encoded by the coding sequence ATGACAGACCCCACCACGAGCACCCCGCCCGACCTCGGCACCGGGCACGTACTGCTGGAAGTCGCCGACCGCGTCGCGACCCTCACCCTGAACCGGCCCGAGAAGCTGAACGCCGTAACCCCCGAGATGTCCCGGGCACTGGTCCGTGCCGTCGAATGGTGTGACACGACGGACGACGTACGCGCCGTGGTCGTGACCGGCGCCGGCGGGCGTGCCTTCAGCGCAGGGTCGGACATCCGCGAACTCGACGGCTACCGCACGCCGTGGGAGTTCCGCAACCGCGTCGACTACTGCGACGCCATCCGCGAGGCCCGCACCCCGACCATCGCGGCGGTCGGCGGCTATGCGCTCGGCGGCGGGCTGGAGACCGCACTCTCCTGCGACATCCGCATCGCCTCGCGCACGGCGTCCTTCGGTGCGCCCGAGATCACGCTCGGCTGGATCGGGGGCGGCGGCATGGCCGCCTTCCTCAACCGCGCGGCAGGCCCCGGCAACGCCGCCCTGATGCTGCTCACCGGCGAACGAATCGACGCCGCACGGGCGTTGGCCTGGCATCTCGTGAGTGAAGTGGTCGCCCCCGGGGAACTCCTCGACCGGGCCCGTGCCCTGGCCCGAGTGATCGCCTCCCGGGCCCCCGTGGCGGCCGAAACGGCGAAGATCAACCTGCGGGCAGCCGGAAACCTGCCCGAGGACCAGGCTCTCGCCTACGAGCGGGACCTGCAGACGATCTGCTTCGCCACCGAGGACGCTTCCGAAGGCCGCCGCGCGTTCGCCGAGAAACGCCCGCCCGTATTCCGTAAACGCTGA